The genomic segment CGGGATGTGCTGCATGCCAGGGGCATTCCCGTCATCGTCATCGGCAATGAGGTGATCAGGGGATACGGCGAAGAAGCCATGCTGCAGGCTTTGGCGCGGCTGAACTGAAGCGCAATCTCGTGATTCGGCGACTCATTTGAAAGCAATGGTCTTGGTATGAATGCAGAAACCGCCATACACCGGTTTGTCAGCGCGGCGCGCGCGGGCAGGCTGGCCCGCGTGATCTCGCCACTGCCTTCCGGCTGGGCGGTCTTGGGCGATCCGCAAATCCTGCCGGGTTATTGCGTGCTGTACCCCGATCCCGTGGTCGCTGATCTGCATGAGCTTGCCAGCGATGCGCGCGCGCGATTCCTGGGTGACATGGCCGATCTCGGCGCCGCCGTGCTGACGGTCACCGGCGCGGCGCGCATCAACTACGAGATGCTGGGCAACGCCGAGCCGGCGCTGCATGCGCACGTCATCCCGCGTTACAGTACCGAGCCCGAAGCACTGCGCAGGCAGCCCGTCTGGCTGCATGACTGGCATGTTGCTCCGGCATTCGATCCGGCGCGCGATCGGCCGCTGATGGCGCGCCTCGCAGCCGCCCTGCGTCGTTCGGTTTGATAAAGACCGGCGTTCTTGACAGAATTCGACTTTCGCGACGCACCATAGCCCGGCCCGCTTCTAGGAGGTTTCATGTCCATGCGTTATCACGTGTTCATCCTTCCCGTCCTGCTGCTCGCCGCGTGCAGCCGCCATCACGACGAGGACAAGGGCAACAAGCCCGAGGGCTCCAGTGATGTCACCCAGCCCAAGGTGGTGCTCGAAGCGACGACCGCCCAGCCCGAACCGGTGCCCGCGACCAAGACTGCGCCCACGCCGCCCGCGGCCGGCGCCGCGAAGGCGCCGCCGGCTCCTCCCGCGCCGGATCCCTTCATCGTCCAGGCGCAGGCCAAGGCCGCCGAGATTGACAACAGTCTGAACACCCTGACCAAAAGCGAAGGGCGCTGGCAGGCCGGCAGTAATGAATCCACCTTCACCGCCTATTTCTCCGGCGCCAATCTGGTATACATCGAGGAACATTTGAACGCCGGTGATCGGGGTTCCTCGACCGGCAAATATTATTTCGACGGCGGCAACCTCACTTTCTACCAGGAGGAAGGCCAGTGGCGCGAATTCAATTCCCCGGCGCCGGTAAACGCACGCAAGATCGCGCGCAGCATGGTGTTTGACGCCAGCGGCAGGCTGACTGCCGCCTCGAAGACCGTGGATGACATCCCGGCTCCGATCAGCGAATACGAGGCGCTGCCGGTGCTGACGCGGGCGCAGAATCTGCATAACGTGGCCCGGCCGCCCGCGGCCGTGGCGGAAGCCGCCGCCGAGAAACCGGCGGCCAAGGGAAAAAACAAGGCTGCAAAGACCGCTGGAAAAGAAAGCCCCAAGGAGTCCGCGGGTTCAAAGATCAGCCTTGCCGGGGGGTCCAACGGAACCACGGTGTCAGGCACTGTAAGCGGGAAATCAGTGCGCGAGTACGTGATCACCGCCAAGGATGGCCAGACGCTGACACTCAAGCTTGACAGCGACCAGGGGGCCGCCACTTTCGGGGTTTACAGCAATCGCGGGGAGATCGTCTCCGATCTCAAGGATTGGTCGGCCAAACTGCATCGTGACGGCGACTATAAAATCCGCGTCAGCGCCGGTTCAGGTCAGAACATTGCCTATCACTTGAGCGTGAACCTGCAATAGCCGTGTTGACGGGCCTGAATTATTTTTTACTGGAACGGATGCCGCCCTTGGTCAGTTCCGCGGGATTGAGCAGGCGCCTGAGTTCCTTCTCCGACAGCGAGGTCATTGCCCTGGCGACCTCGAGGATGGGTTTCTTCTCCTTGTAAGCCCGCTTGGCGATTTTTGCGCCCAGTTCATAGCCAATCACCGAATTCAAGGCCGTCACCAATATGGGGTTGCGGTCGAGGGCGTCGTTCAGCCGCTCGCGGTTCACAGTGAATCCCGCAATCGTCTTGTCCGCCAGCAGACGCGAGGCATTGGCGAGGATTTCCATGCTCTGGCAGAGATTGTAGGCAATCACCGGCAGCATCACGTTCAACTGGAAATTGCCCGCCTGGCCGCCGAGGGTGATGGTGAGGTCATTGCCGATCACCTGCGCACAGACCATGCACACCGCCTCCGGGATGACGGGATTCACCTTGCCGGGCATGATGCTGCTGCCGGGCTGGAGGACGGGCAGCGTGATCTCGGCGAGGCCCGCCAGCGGCCCGCTGTTCATCCAGCGCAGATCGTTGGCGATCTTGGTGAGGCTCACGGCGATGGTCTTCAACTGGCCGCTCATCTCCACCGCCGCATCCTGTGAACTCAGTCCTTCAAAGTGATTGCTCTTCGATTTGAACGGCACGCCGGTCAACTCGGTCAATTCCGCGGCCACGCGCGAGCCGAATTCAGGGTGCGCGTTGATGCCGGTGCCGACGGCGGAGCCGCCCTGCGGCAGGGCGTTCAGGCGCTCCAGCGCCGGGTGCAGGCGCTCGATGCCGTGGCGGACCTGCGCCTCCCAACCGGAGAGTTCCTGGGCGAACGTCACCGGCATGGCGTCCATCAAGTGCGTGCGCCCCGTCTTGACGACGCTTTTCAGTTTTGCACCGCGGCGGGCGATGGTGTCGGCCAGGTGCTCCAGCGCCGGGATCAGATCGCGCGTCACCAGCAGACAGCCGCTGACATGGATGGCCGTCGGCACCACGTCGTTGCTGCTCTGCCCCATGTTGACGTGATCATTCGGATGTACTTTCCGGCCCAGGCGCTGCGTCGCCAGATTGGCGATCACCTCGTTGGCGTTCATGTTCGAGCTGGTGCCGGAACCGGTCTGGAAAACATCGATCGGGAAATGCGCGTCGTGCCGGCCTTTCGATACCTCGAGCGCGGCGGACTGTATGGCCTTCGCCATGGGCTTCTCCAGCAGGCCCAGGTCGAGATTGGCCCTGGCGGCAGCCGACTTGATGAGCCCGATGGCCTCAATGAAGGCGCGCGGCATGCGCAAACCGCTGACGGGGAAATTGTCCACGGCGCGCTGCGTCTGCGCCGCATAGAGCGCGTCCACCGGCACGCGCACCTCGCCCATGCTGTCCTTCTCGACGCGGTGGCCTTTTTTACTCATCGTGAATCCCCGGGATGAACGCAGTGCAATTATAACAGTACGAATACCGGTTCAATCTCGAAAAAACAAAAAGGGCGCCGTAGCGCCCTTCCGCAATGCAGCGAAACAGATGTGTTATGACTTCTGCGTTGTCGAGACGGCCTCCGCGGCTTGAGGCTGAATGTCGAATTCCTCCACGTATTTGCCGCCCTTGGAGTCCTCCACCTCGGCCTTCAGCCTGCCGCCCTGGCCGGGCTTGAAGAAGAAGCGGTAACTCGGGTCGGCACTGATGGAAATGCCGGTTTCCGCCGTCATCACGACCTTGTCGTTGTAGGTCAGTTTCAGCTTGTCGATGTAATGCGGCGGCACGATGTTGCCGGTGCGCTGATTGACCGACATGCCGGTGAAGTTCGGATGGCTGATGTTGAGCTGCCCGACCTCGGTTTGATCCGCCAGCACGTCGCCGACGGTGCGAAATTTCATCCTGCCGGCAGTCTTCAGCGCCTCATAGATGTCGCCGCCGAAGGGATCGGAACAGCCGCCGGAGGCCTTCACATAGTTGGTCACCATGTGGTGCTCGCCGTTGTTCAGCACCGCTATCGCGCGTACGTTGGTGTACTTGTCTATGCGTATGCGCATGGACAGGTCCGCCTTGCCCATATCCACCGTGGTATGGAATACGCCCACCAGCGGCTCCGGGTTTTGATCGACGATGAGATAGATATCCTTGATATAACGCTCCGCCGTCTGTGGAATCTTCGCAATGATGGAGACCGGTGTCAGCGACGCATCCTCGGCCCGGTAGGGCGTGGTCATGTCGATGACGGTCTTGTCCTCGACGATGTTCATGTCCTTGAAGTACTTGTCCTTGAGAAACGCGTCCCAGACGCTGATCGGCGACTGTTCCGCCCGGGCACAAACACCCGCCAGCGCCAGGCTCAGAACCATGGCCATCTTGACTGCCATTCGATTAAACATGTCTGCTCTCCTCTACTGCGTTAACCTGTTTGACTGCAGAACCGGAAGAGGTTCATTCCCATTCCAGTTCATGAAAAACACGGATCACGTTGCGCCGGTGATGCTGCTCCCAGAGCTGCCATTTCATGGCCTGCGGCATTCCCACCTGCGTCATCGCCACCTCCATCGGCACGCCCTGTTTGATCATTCCACGCACTTGATCCACCAGCATCTGCAAATAACCGCGCTCCTGGTCCAGCGCGCCCACCAGGTCGTTGGTCACCGACCCGTGGCCTGGGATGGCCAGTTTCACCTTTTCCCGTTTGAGGTCATCGATGACCTTCAGCCAGCCCAGAACGCTCCCGTCCAGCGACGGAATTCTCTCCCGGAACAGCAGGTCCCCCGTCCATAATGTGTTCGTGTCCTCATCCAGCACCGTCAAATCCGCGCTGGAATGCGCCTTGGGATAGGATGTTAGCAGCAGCCGCTTGCCGCCCAAATCCAGTTCCAGAGTCTTTTCCACCCCCTGATCCGGGCCTATCACCTGATCCGGGCTGGGGGGCACGCCCAAATCCTCCGGGTAATTTTTGACGAAGAACTCCCGGTTGGCCCGCATGGCCTCGGCCAGCGCCGCGTTGCCGATGAAGATCGGTTTGTCATCCTTGAAGGCATAATTGCCCAGCACGTGATCGACGTGCACATGCGTGTTGATGACGTAACATACAGGCAGCCGGGTTTTTTCACGCACCGCCTCCCGCAACTGCCGGCCAATCTTGATCGAACCGCCCGTATCCACCACCGCCACGCATTTGCCGCCCACAATGAAACCGATGTTTGCGATGTCATCGTGTTGCGGGTCTTCAAACGTCACATGTTTGCCGAAGTGGACGTAATTACCCGGCGCCACTTCCTGCACGGCCAGCGCGGCGTCCGCCGCCACGGCGCCTGCCGCCAGCCAGCCGGACAGCAGCAGGAGCATTCCATGAAACAGGCGGCGCCGCACGAGTGACATTACCTATCAAGCCGGTTTTTACGCCTGGAAACGACCGGCGCCAATCCAGCCAGCAACACCGCGATGGCATCCACCAGGCGCGCGCGCTCGTTGAATGCACGCGCCGCCACCATCGCACCCTCCAGCGTGGCCATCCAATTCTGCGCCAGCTGGCTGGATTTGACGGCCGGCGGGTATTTCCCCTGCGCGCGCACCTGTTCGATGTTTTCCGCCACCCAATGCTCGCCATGCCTCCAGAATTCACACACCTCGCGCCGCACCGCAGGTGGAATCTCATCCTGACCCATCGCCAGCATGCACATCGGACACAAACGATCGGCGCTGCCCAGCGTATCCAGAAAAATGCCGCAGAATTTCTCCAGGCGCCGCAGGGGATCGGAGGTGCCGGTATCGATCTCTGCCAGAGCGGTGCTGAATTGTTTCCTGACGCGCGTCACGATGGCATGGGCGAGATCGGCCTTCGTGGGATAGTAATAATGAATGCTCGCGGTGCGTATACCGACGCGGGAGGAAATATCGCGGTAGCTGAACGCCTGCAGTCCACCCTTCTGCAGCATGTCCTGCGCGACATCGAGGATCAACTCCGGCGTGCTCATGCGGCCTCCAAAGACACTATCTATCTACTGGTAGATAGAATACTCGCGAAAACTGCTGTTGTCCATGGCGGATTAACTGTCGAGGATTGATTCGACGGCCCGGGCTTTATAACCAACTGATTGTTATGATTTGGTTTTTTAATTCCCCGCATCTTGCTATGCTTATCGCGAACCCCGGGTAAAAATTACAATCACCAAGCCTGACCCCATGAGTACGCAGGAAAAATCGCTGTACATGACCGTGTTGATGACGCCGGACATGGCGAATTTCTCCGGCAAGGTGCACGGCGGCGCCATCCTCAAGCTGCTGGATCAAGTCGCCTATGCCTGCGCCGCCCGTTATTCCAAGGGTTATGTGATCACCGCCTCGCTCGATCTGGTGCAATTCAAGGAACCGCTGGAGGTGGGCGAACTGGTGACCTTCATGGCCAATGTCAATTACACCGGCAATACGTCGATGGAAGTCGGCATCAAGGTCGTCGCCGAAAATCTGCACACCAAGACCAAGCGCCACACCAGCTCCTGCTACTTTACAATGGTCGCCATGGACGACGCCGGCAGACCCCGCAGTGTGACGCCGCTGGAGATCACCACGGAAACCGAGCGCAAGCTTTTTGAGGCGGCGGTCATGCGCAAGGGGATGCGCCAGGAGATTACCGAACGCAACCGCGCCCTGCATGTGGGCATACCGGAACAATAAAGACGTCATTCCCATCCCTGTTCTCAACGGAGTAAAGATCATGAAAACCGCGCCGCAAATCACCATCCGCAAAGAAGCCGCCTTGATCATGGCCCGCTGCCTGAAGGAGAGCATTCGCGCCATCGACCGCGAACTGAAAAAGACCAAGGACACGGCGGTCGGCGAAATGACCATGGCCGTCCTGCATACCAAACGCAAGGCCCTGCGCTCCGCTTACGATGAACTCAAGGCTGCCGGACTGGAAATGGAAGACACCACCATTCAGAACTGGTGACGGCCGGAACTATCGACGGTCGCCCGCTGAAATCCTGGAGATTGTCACCGCATCCGATGAATGCATCGCGATCGCCGGAAAACTGGCAGCAGCTGTCATGTCCCATCTGCGAGGGCGTTGCCTTCACCCGGCTTTTTGAAAAGGGCGGCGAACCTTTCGTGCGCTGCAATGGTTGCACGCTGATCATGATCAATCCCCGGCCGCTGTATTCGGACATCATCCATACCTATACCCACGGCTACAGCACTCACTACATCGACAAGCATGAAAAAAAGCTCCGCCGGGCCGGAAAGATGGTCCGCCGGCTGTCGGGAATTGTGCCGCGCGGGCGCTGGCTGGACATCGGCTGTTCCGCGGGATTCACGTTGCAGGCCGCCCGCGCCGCGGGCTTCGATCCCTACGGCGTCGAGGTCGATCCGCTGGGGGTGAAATACGCGACCGAGGTCTTCGGTTTGAAAAACATCTTTCTCGGATCCTTGGAAGAGCAGAATTTCCCCGATGGGTTTTTCGACGTCATCACCGTCGTTGAAGTCATCGAACACGTCCCCAATCTGAACAGGTTTTGCGCGGAGATGAAAAGAGTATTGTCGCCAACCGGGATCATCTATCTCACGACGCCGGACGTGGCGCACTGGCGCACGCCCAAACCGCTGCACCGCTGGGAAGCGATACTGCCGTCACAGCATCTTTATTATTTCAGCAAGGACACGTTGCAGCGGCTGCTGGAAAAACACGGCCTGAAAATCGTCAAGAAGCGCTTCAATCTCAAACCGGGGATCAAGGTCAATGTCACACACGCCGATCATGGGCATCAGCACCCGGGCGCCTTTAAAAGTGGCGATAACCGGTTCGTTCGAGAGTAACCGCCCCACCCTCCGACGCAGTCAGATGTAAACCTTTGCCCGCGGTGATTTCGCCCACGCGCGTCAAGGTGCAGCCGCATCGAACCCCGATTTCAGCCAGGCTTGCCTCCCGCGCCGGCGGCACGGTGAAGCACAGCTCGTAGTCATCGCCACTGCTCAAGGCATACCGCTGTGCGGCCGCCCTGTCGAGTGCCTTCAACGCGGGTGAGAGCGGCAATCGATCCACCTCGACATGCGCGCCGACGCGGCTTCGCTCCAGGATATGCCCCAGATCGGCGGCGAAACCATCGGAGATGTCGACGGCGCCGCTGGCTATACCGCGCAACGCCAGTCCCAACGCCACTCGCGGCATGGGCCGCAGCAGGCGCCGTCTTGCGGCATCGTCCGCACCACGCCAGTTTTCCAGCGCGAAACCGGCATCACCCAGGGTGCCACTGACATAGATCGCGTCGCCCGGGCGGGCGCCGTCGCGCCGCAGGGCCCCGCCCTCCGGCACGAAACCGATCACGGTGAGCGTGATATTGAGCGGCCCACGTGCGGTGTTGCCGCCGACGAGCGCCACGCCGTGCGCCTCCGCCAGCTCAAAGAAGCCCGCCGAAAAACCGGTGAGCCATTCCTCATCCGCCGCCGGCAGCGTCAGCGCGAGGATGACCCAGGCGGGTTCCGCGCCCATGGCCGCCAGATCGCTCAGGTTGACGGCCAGCGCGCGATAGCCGATGCCGGCCGGCGCGGCATCCTCGCGGAAATGCACGCCGGCGATCAGCGTGTCGGTGGACACCGCCAGCTCCTGTCCGGGCGGCGGTCGCAGCAACGCCGCGTCATCGCCGATGCCCAGCGCCACGTCTCCGCGGCGGACGGGCCGCTCAAAATAGCGCGAGATCAATTCGAATTCGGAGAGCGGCATGGTGGCTGGATTATAACGGAGTACAGAAGCCGGCCTGCCGCGGGAGAATCAGCTGGCGGCGATTTCCTGGGGCCGCAGTTGATGCGCCAGCTTGTCGAGCGTGGTGTTGATGTAGCGGTGGCCCTGCTCGGCGCCGAACATCTTCTCGAGTTCAATGGCCTCGTTGATGACGACGCGCCAGGGCACCTCCGGACAAAAATGAAACTCGTAGGCGCCGATGAGCAGAATGGCGCGCTCCACCGGATCGAGTTCGCGCCAGGGGCGGTTCAATACCGGCAACAGGTCCTGCTCCAGTTCGATGGCGTGGGCGGGAATCTCGCGCGCCAGCAGGCGGAAATAATCCAGATCAACGTGCACGACTTCGCGTTCGGCGATGAACTCGTTCAGGATGTCCGCCGGGTCCTGCCCGGCCAGCTGCCATTGATACAGCGCCTGCACAGCGCAGCGGCGCGCCCGCGCCCGCGCCCGGTGATCAATGACTGTCGCCGGCGCGGAAATACTGCTCATTTGGTCAGCGCCCGCAGCACGTTCACCATTTCGATGGCGGCGCGCGCCGCGTCGGCGCCCTTGTTGCCCACCTCGCCGCCGGCCCGCGCCGCCGCCTGCGGCAGCGTCTCGGTGGTCAGCACGCCAAAGATGACGGGCACGTCGAGATCGGCGCTGACTTCGGCCACGCCGCGGGCGCACTGGCCGGCGATGTA from the Gammaproteobacteria bacterium genome contains:
- a CDS encoding class II fumarate hydratase; amino-acid sequence: MSKKGHRVEKDSMGEVRVPVDALYAAQTQRAVDNFPVSGLRMPRAFIEAIGLIKSAAARANLDLGLLEKPMAKAIQSAALEVSKGRHDAHFPIDVFQTGSGTSSNMNANEVIANLATQRLGRKVHPNDHVNMGQSSNDVVPTAIHVSGCLLVTRDLIPALEHLADTIARRGAKLKSVVKTGRTHLMDAMPVTFAQELSGWEAQVRHGIERLHPALERLNALPQGGSAVGTGINAHPEFGSRVAAELTELTGVPFKSKSNHFEGLSSQDAAVEMSGQLKTIAVSLTKIANDLRWMNSGPLAGLAEITLPVLQPGSSIMPGKVNPVIPEAVCMVCAQVIGNDLTITLGGQAGNFQLNVMLPVIAYNLCQSMEILANASRLLADKTIAGFTVNRERLNDALDRNPILVTALNSVIGYELGAKIAKRAYKEKKPILEVARAMTSLSEKELRRLLNPAELTKGGIRSSKK
- a CDS encoding quinoprotein dehydrogenase-associated SoxYZ-like carrier encodes the protein MFNRMAVKMAMVLSLALAGVCARAEQSPISVWDAFLKDKYFKDMNIVEDKTVIDMTTPYRAEDASLTPVSIIAKIPQTAERYIKDIYLIVDQNPEPLVGVFHTTVDMGKADLSMRIRIDKYTNVRAIAVLNNGEHHMVTNYVKASGGCSDPFGGDIYEALKTAGRMKFRTVGDVLADQTEVGQLNISHPNFTGMSVNQRTGNIVPPHYIDKLKLTYNDKVVMTAETGISISADPSYRFFFKPGQGGRLKAEVEDSKGGKYVEEFDIQPQAAEAVSTTQKS
- a CDS encoding quinoprotein relay system zinc metallohydrolase 2, translated to MSLVRRRLFHGMLLLLSGWLAAGAVAADAALAVQEVAPGNYVHFGKHVTFEDPQHDDIANIGFIVGGKCVAVVDTGGSIKIGRQLREAVREKTRLPVCYVINTHVHVDHVLGNYAFKDDKPIFIGNAALAEAMRANREFFVKNYPEDLGVPPSPDQVIGPDQGVEKTLELDLGGKRLLLTSYPKAHSSADLTVLDEDTNTLWTGDLLFRERIPSLDGSVLGWLKVIDDLKREKVKLAIPGHGSVTNDLVGALDQERGYLQMLVDQVRGMIKQGVPMEVAMTQVGMPQAMKWQLWEQHHRRNVIRVFHELEWE
- a CDS encoding TetR/AcrR family transcriptional regulator, with amino-acid sequence MSTPELILDVAQDMLQKGGLQAFSYRDISSRVGIRTASIHYYYPTKADLAHAIVTRVRKQFSTALAEIDTGTSDPLRRLEKFCGIFLDTLGSADRLCPMCMLAMGQDEIPPAVRREVCEFWRHGEHWVAENIEQVRAQGKYPPAVKSSQLAQNWMATLEGAMVAARAFNERARLVDAIAVLLAGLAPVVSRRKNRLDR
- a CDS encoding acyl-CoA thioesterase — protein: MSTQEKSLYMTVLMTPDMANFSGKVHGGAILKLLDQVAYACAARYSKGYVITASLDLVQFKEPLEVGELVTFMANVNYTGNTSMEVGIKVVAENLHTKTKRHTSSCYFTMVAMDDAGRPRSVTPLEITTETERKLFEAAVMRKGMRQEITERNRALHVGIPEQ
- a CDS encoding class I SAM-dependent methyltransferase; translated protein: MNASRSPENWQQLSCPICEGVAFTRLFEKGGEPFVRCNGCTLIMINPRPLYSDIIHTYTHGYSTHYIDKHEKKLRRAGKMVRRLSGIVPRGRWLDIGCSAGFTLQAARAAGFDPYGVEVDPLGVKYATEVFGLKNIFLGSLEEQNFPDGFFDVITVVEVIEHVPNLNRFCAEMKRVLSPTGIIYLTTPDVAHWRTPKPLHRWEAILPSQHLYYFSKDTLQRLLEKHGLKIVKKRFNLKPGIKVNVTHADHGHQHPGAFKSGDNRFVRE
- the thiL gene encoding thiamine-phosphate kinase, whose product is MPLSEFELISRYFERPVRRGDVALGIGDDAALLRPPPGQELAVSTDTLIAGVHFREDAAPAGIGYRALAVNLSDLAAMGAEPAWVILALTLPAADEEWLTGFSAGFFELAEAHGVALVGGNTARGPLNITLTVIGFVPEGGALRRDGARPGDAIYVSGTLGDAGFALENWRGADDAARRRLLRPMPRVALGLALRGIASGAVDISDGFAADLGHILERSRVGAHVEVDRLPLSPALKALDRAAAQRYALSSGDDYELCFTVPPAREASLAEIGVRCGCTLTRVGEITAGKGLHLTASEGGAVTLERTGYRHF
- the nusB gene encoding transcription antitermination factor NusB, producing the protein MSSISAPATVIDHRARARARRCAVQALYQWQLAGQDPADILNEFIAEREVVHVDLDYFRLLAREIPAHAIELEQDLLPVLNRPWRELDPVERAILLIGAYEFHFCPEVPWRVVINEAIELEKMFGAEQGHRYINTTLDKLAHQLRPQEIAAS